A stretch of DNA from Phoenix dactylifera cultivar Barhee BC4 unplaced genomic scaffold, palm_55x_up_171113_PBpolish2nd_filt_p 000532F, whole genome shotgun sequence:
attttaacttatagcatactctagagaattgcttgttaatcatcaaaataacactatcatcctcatagaGGCCCAGAGCATCATCTTGGAGGGAGACTTAGCAGAGGTGATTAAATGGATTTTATAGGAAGGGCCAGGGGGTTCGACCACCCACTTCTAGAGGACGTCCGGCAGCCACTGCAGGAGTGTAATGTCTTACAAGTTGTGCATATGTTTCGGGAGGCAAACAGAGCTACCGATTGGGTCACCTCCTTTGCTGCTTATCATTCTAAAGAGATTCTCTGAACTCGCTTTGTATCTGTTCCTCCACCTCTGTGGAGTATTTTGCTCCTTGACTCAGAAGGTGGTAGTCATGCGAGACTAGTGTGAGctgccgatgtaccaaaaaaataataatcacgGAGCATCACATTGTATAAGAGATTCTTGAATATTGTGCAACTATTCAAAACATTACATTATGCCTAGGATAGTGTACCTTACTTGTAAatcattctttattttttctttctataacaTTGATCTTGCCTACTATAAATTTACAAGCAATAGATGAATCAAGCGTGCCCTTTTACCTCAAACATCTAGCCTCATTGATTCCTCTAGCTCCAATTTCTACATATAATCCTAGCTAAATTAGGACTCATGCAAGATTGCTGGACTGATGACTTGTGGAAGGAAAGGTATTGGGCCTGCCCCCCTGGACTCCCTCAGATTCTCTCTGCCATCAGAAAACTTAAGACAGAGCGGTTGACATGGTGACCCCTTAGTtgatcctaatgtgattaggaggGACAAGAACCACTCCACCACTACTTATGGTTAATGTAATAATTCTCATTGTAGTCACTGCCATGGATGATGGCTAGTCTCTCAAACATGACTTCCCATGTATTGCACAATGGCCATAATTCAGACAATCAGTATGATAAACCGAAATTGCAACCCAAGCAACCCAACCAATTAAAGTCGAAGTTCCATAGTCCCTAGGCATTTCTCATTATATTCAcaattttgtattttattaCTTCTTGTAAATGTATCATTCTTCAGATTAGTGCATAACTTTTGTAGGAAGATAAAATTATGCAAACAAGAAATTCTCTGATATTATACTTGTCTATGATGTTGTGCTCTGTTTGCTTTGTGGGTTCTCATGTGATTTAACATGTAACCTTTGACTCTTGCTGCTCTGTATTGATCTTTTAGATCTCACACCTCTGGGCTGGTTTATCATTAATTTTAACTTACAGTAATAAAGAAATTGGACTTCTATTGATTAAGTTTTTATAATcacatgaagaaaaaaaaagtgaaaagaagaaaaatcttgGAAACCAGAAATCAGTTTACATGTTTATATACTATAAAATGCAGAGCAAAGTCGAAATTGGTATGGATAAGAGTTGATCCTTTCTTGAGATTCTCATCAGTGTAtgaattattaaaatttagacTATAGCATGCAAAATACAAGCCAGATGATTCTATATCTAAATGGAtcatgatgaacctctaggcaCTTGAAAAACAATACTATTCATAGTGATTGAAATCAAATATTTACATATTTTTGAATTGTAATAATATTGTTTAATATACTCATTACTCACATATTTTGGGAGTCTTTCGTGAGAACATGTCCTATTTTTTTCACTTATTATTACTAGAACTAGGTTATACATAAATTTGGGGTTCAAACAATAGTCCAACAATCTTAGGTAATCATATGGCAAATCATCAGATAGTTAGAGAAGATGTAATCTAGAAGATAAAAGATTTAATGATGAACTAGTTTAAGATTTTAAAGCATCAATAACATAAGAATCATGATTAGATGCCAATAAAGTATTATTAATAACAATTATAGAATTGAGATCATATATTATCCATATACCAATAAAGATAAAAACATGAtcttaaaatttaaaatgaacTTATAATCCAATGGGGATAACAATGGAATCATAATCAATATATGAATGAAGAAATGGTTTCCACTTGCCCAAATGTTTAATATACTATTCTTAAGATTATAGGCATTTAAAAGAAACGAAATTATACTATTTTACTAATTTTCACTGAGGATTGAAATTAAATGAAATTTAAGAGGAAATGGACTGATTCTAAATTATGAATATGGTTGTAATTATATCATATCAAAATCATGAAATGAGAAGACTTGGTCatgatacatgcatacatacacacacacatacacattaTAGTTTATAATAAGATCATGAGCATATTGAATCAAGACCATAAAATCTAAATAGATTTTGATAAGTGGTGGTTGTATGATTGGATACTCAcacagaattttttttcttggtagaaaaataagaaattctTAATGGTTGATAGTACCTTCCCGAGCCACACTCAAGGAAGTGACAATAATGGTTTGCCTCCAACATGGCACCACAGGCAATTCTTGATTAAACAAAGCTATCTTTAATACAACAAGGAGAAGTCTAAGACGTCCCAATATGCCTTAAATTCCATCACACTCACAGCTGCCTAGTTTAAACCCTAAAGATCTAAGAGCCATTCTCTAATATCATTTTAATCTGTCATGCCCTGACCAGTTAGTCTGAGTCGACACATGACAGACGATCATATATCTTGCAGGGATTGACCCCTTACAACATGCTGCAAGTAATGGAGTTATATAgatcaaaatttttaataaagtttcaaatttcataatatcaatttttttaaaaaaataaaccaaAAGACACTGCCTCAAAGTAGCCCATAGAGGTGGGGATAGTAAGATCAATAGAGGTGGGAACAGTAAAAGAATGAGCTTTGCAGTCCAATGAGTAAGAATTTACCCCAATTAGTTGATAAAATAttgataaaacattaattaaacaTGATTATATGAAATCATCAAAAGTATATTGCAATTTTAATCCAAATTTTGCAAGTCGCCGATAATTTCAACTACTTAACAAATAATGATTTGTAAATGAGACAGAATATTTAAATAGTATTAAAACCATTCCTAAGCATCGCCAATGAGTTTTTCAAATGTAAAAAAATGCAAATCGTTACTAATCTTTATAAATATGACCATAACTAACCCCATGAAAATGCCGGAATTATATTTAGCCCTATGGTGCAGGTccaaaatcatatttaattATGTTGTAGGCTTAGAAGAAAACTAGATTCTATGTGTAAGCAATGCCAATAATTAGCCCTGCTAGTGAGGCCTAGATCATAGTCAAGACTTTCTCATACTACGAATTTTATGAATCATATCTTCAAACCATTCTATTTCAGTATTTCCAATGGCATATGGAATGTATGTGAAATTGAACCATTCCAAGTATAATTCAAAGAATTGTTGCAATTCACGGCGGGTTTTGGCTAGCCCCTCACCTCTTATCCGTTGTTGTAAAACATGGTATAATCTAAACTCAAAGGACACTCAAATTGGTTTCCACAAATTTGATTGGCGTTTATGTTTATTTTGTAAGTTTGGTGTTCTCATACTGGGCTAGCTATTAGGATAGCCCTGGTCCCAGTTACAAACAAAACTAAGCTGGAGGCTAAGCAGGATCACAACCGTTCACCTCTCCCCTTAAATCTTACCTATCATCACAACCGTTCATCCTTCGGACCCCTTTGCACGTGCCCGTTATGGCAACCCAGGATACGGTGATCGCAATACGACCTGGTCAAAGATTCACCCCTCCAACGGCTATATTCCCCGCGAAGCCTTTGAGGGTTTTGAAAAGCCAAAAACCCTAACACCGTCCTCCGTCAATAAAAAAGGGATCACCACATCCCAAACCAATCAGTctcagcaaaaagaaaaaactctcAGGAGAACGAGAAAGGGCTCTTTTCTCGAACTTCTCCCTGCAACGATCTCAATCAGTTCTCCCTCAAAGAAAAGCTCTCGTTTTGCGTTCTTCTTCATTCTGAgtcctttagtttctttgttttctaattGTTCTGCTCGCTAACGTTTTCTTTGGTGCAGGGTTTCTCTTTATCTTAGTTTTAATCTGTgtaattatttctttattttgtgTTCTAGTCTTTGTTTTCTTGTATTTTTGTTTGCTGCTAGCAATGGATGCCGGAAGTTTCTCTTCTTGCATCTTTTCCGAGAAGGCCCGGCCTGCATCTCGCCACCCTCTTCGAGAAGGCGGTTCAAGGCCTTACAtgccttctctcctctcttcatcGAAGGATTTTTCTTCCCGGCAGAGCGTAAGCATCATCTTTCTTTTAAAGAATATTTGTGATCGGCAGGAATTAGTTCTTTTCCATACATATGGGTTTTGTCTCGTTGTCCTATGATTTATATGCATATGTTCTTTGTCACTCAGATGTTTGTTAAAAGTTctatgtgatttcaagaaattttttttgttttgcccCTTTTTCTGTTCCTCAGACGTTTTCTTTCCTGATTTTTGTGGAAAATTACTGGTTCATGTCATCATCTTGGCTTGGATTTATTTCAGGGCTATGCTGATGTTTCCGTGCTTTGGATTCGATTTCTTGGCCTCCTGATATTACGAGTCCTTTTGAAAGAATTCTTTTTGCCTCTTTTCTGTCCCTAAGACATTCTCTTTCCTGATCTCTGTGGAAAATTACTGGTTCATATTTGGCCTCATGGAGAAAACATTTGTTTTTAGGACTATACTGATGTTTCTGTGCTCTGCATTTGATTTCTTGGCTTGCTGATTTTACGGGTCCTTTCGAAGATTGCTTTCCTTATTTGGTTTCATCTTCTCCGTATCATCTAAACATTCTTTGCAGTCTGTGATCAAATCTTTTCTCCTGGTCACCGTCCCTCTCTTGGATGTGTGCTTTTCTTGCAATCTCTTGAAGGTTCTATTCCTTTATGGAATTCTTGATACTCTCTTCTTTTGGTGTTCCATTTTATGGTTTGTGTGTGAAAATACTGCTTTCTTGGGCTTACTTTTCCTTTTTGGTCAATTGAAGGGAGGAGATAGATTCATTCCGGACCGATCTGCCATGGATTTTGACATGGCCTACTACCTGCTaacagagagaaggaaagagaaggagaacGCTGCAGCTGCATCCCCATCCAAAGGGACATACAGAAGGCTTCTTGCCGAGAATCTTCTGAATAATAGAACTCGAATTCTTGCTTTCAAGAGTAAGCCCCAGGCACCTGCGGAAggtatcctccaagaagcccaCTCCAATGCCTCTTCCCATCCGTCTAAGTCTGCAAAGCCACAGAGATACATTCCCCAGGtgagttttcttcttcttcagcaacGTCTTGTTCTCTATATTTCGTTCTTCTTGGCCTAATGCTGTTGTTTCTCTTCTCAACTttcttgggtttcttgatcattGGCAGTCTGCTGAGAGGATTCTTGATGCACCAGACCTTGTTGATGACTAATATCTGAATCTGCTGGATTGGGGAAGCAGCAATGTTCTGTCGATCGCCCTTGGGAACACGGTGCATCTCTGGGATGCTTCAGATGGATCTACGTCCGAGCTTTTCACCGTGGACGAAGATGTGGGTCCTGTCACTAGTGTCAGCTGGGCTCCTGATGGGCGCCATATTGCTGCTGGTTTGAACTCCTCCGACATCCAATTGTGGGACTCGAGCTCCGGCAACCTGGTTAGTGTCATTTCTCTGCCCCCTTATTTTTGTTTGCCTATTCTTTGGGTTCCTGTGAAATTTAAATTCTTTGGGTTCTAGATAGTGTACTATGCAGTAGTTCTTGATTCCTTGTTGTATCCAAAGTGATGGTTCCTGTGGTTTCTAAATACTTGTTTCTTATAAATTTGCAGTTGAGAACTTTGAGAGGAGTCCATGGATCTCGAGTTGGATCTCTTGCTTGGAATAACAACATACTCACAACAGGGGGGATGGATGGAAAGATCGTTAATAATGATGTGAGAGTAAGGTCGCACATTGTGCAGACCTACCGAGGACACCAGCGAGAGGTCTGCGGGTTGAAGTGGTCAGGCTCAGGACAGCAGCTGGCGAGTGGAGGCAATGACAACCTGCTTCACATATGGGACCTATCCATGGCCTCTTCAAATCCATCTCCAGGCCAGAATCAGTGGCTCCACAAGTTGGAGGACCACATGGCTACGGTTAAGGCCCTTGCTTGGTGTCCCTTCCAGAGCAACTTGCTCGCATCCGGTGGCGGCAGCGGCGACCGGTGCATCAAGTTTTGGAACACCCGTACCGGGGTCCGGTTGAATTCAGTGGACACCGGCTCCCAAGTGTGCTCCTTGTTGTGGAATAAGAACGAGCGCGAACTGCTGAGCTCTCATGGCTCTACTCAAAACCAACTGACTCTCTGGAAGTACCCTTCGATGGTGAAGATTGCGGAGCTCACGGGCCATACTTCTCGGGTTCTCTTCATGGTTCAGGTATGTTTGATATTTTCTTCAGACTTAACATAGTTATAGATTTCTGATGACTTTATTTATATGTTATAAATTTGATTGTTGATGGGGTCTATTTCTATTGGAATTTGAAGAGTCCAAATGGGCGCACAGTGGCATCTCTGGCGGGGGATGAAACGTTGAGATTTTGGAATGTATTTGGAACTCCTGAAGCACCAAAGCCTGTTGCAAAGACAGCTAGTACAGGACCCTTCTCTAGTTTTAGTCACATTAGGTGAAAAAGGAGGTGGAGGAAGGGGATGGGTCTCCATCTGATCCTTGAAAGCATGTCGTAATGGAAAGAATTGGGATGGAAAACGTAGCCTGCTGCAAGGTAGTTGAAGTTTTGAAACattttgaaatttaatgtcatcagATTTTTGTCGCAGTCTATATGTATTAATCTTTGGTTTTCTCACGTATTTCGTTGCAGATCATAATACTGGCAGATCAACTTCTCTAGAAAggtaaattatttcaaaaaccTCATAATTTACTCAAgcaattttgattttaaattaagATACAACAGATAAAAATTGATCTCATCAAGGCTTGAAATTTATTCTAAATTGGTGATATCAAATTTGTATAAATCTTGTGCTACATGAATTTAGTGTTAGTGATGCATGAATTTACATAAAACTTAGATTGAATTTAGTGTTAGTGAATATAAAACACactttataaaaaagaaaagataggcATAGgtagtaaagaaaaaaaaagagaacatcTTATCTTTTGTTCTTAGGTTTTCACCACTAAATAATCTAATTATGGTAATTTAAGAAAAGATAGGCATAGATAGTAATCATCAAATTTACACAGaaatttgactttttttttaaacgatCAATAATAGTGGTTAAGTTTTGCGGCTAAAGTTTAAACCCATGGGAGCGGCCCCTGAGACCAGCCCCTTTTTCTCATCctataaaaaaattacaaaataaaagaaaataaaaaaattagtgctactttctgcaaatattttgcttttttttttctttttttcaattttttttgggtttgAGTATCTTTTGATATTTCTGTTTATTCAATTTGGTAAGAAAGACTAAGTGGGGACTATGCACGATTAAATTTCCTAAGAAGGCCACTTAAGCGACCGACCCCCTATTTCATTCGAAACAGGGGTCGGGCGCTCAAAAAAATTACAACTTCGTAAGTAAAGTCGGCATATTGATTACTGACTTCACTTACGAACTGACAAATATTTTAAGCGGCCGACTCTGTTTCAAACGCCTAAGCGGCCTTCTTTTCCGGCGCTGGCCTCCTAGCAGGCTCCACCAgcatccctccctccctcccccgctctctttctctctttttctctctcgttCTGCCTCTTCCATTGGTCGGTTGCTTAAGCAACCCTTCTTCCCTAGCGTCGGCCCCCTCACGGCCTCTGCCAGGCTCCGCAGGCCCTCCgccggcatcctcttcctctccctcactcctccgctcgctctctctttccttctccctctccgacTTCGAGAATGCATCCCATTTTCTGAGCCGAAACCGTATCGGTGAGTCACCGGTACGGTTCGAAACAAGCGGAACCGGCCGGTTTGGGTTGGTTTCGTCGACGTTGGTTTAAAAGGACTACTATAGAGCTAGAtagtaaaaaataataaaataaactatttatataAAAGTACTAGATATATTATTAAACTATGAAAATGAAATGAGATACCTAGTTAAATTTATTTAGTGATTAGTAGCAACTTTGCTGTCAACTGTAGGCATAGAAACATGGAAGCCAAATATCAATTGGCATAATGATGCTAGCATAATAATGACACCAGCCTGACACTCACATGGTTTGCTTGGCAGACACTGGCAGACTAGCATGCCGAGTTCAAGCACACAACCAGTATCATGTCAGTGCTACATGCCCATAAGGCACTGGCGGCATGTAGCACTGGCATATATATAGTCATCCTGTATGGATCAGCACTTAAATCCAAGAGCAGCAAGGGTTTTAACTgtgataattaaaaataaaatgataaataAGATGAGCTCCAGAGGAGGCCACAAAGAGAATTGAAGTGAATGaggccaaaaagaaaaatttccttTGGCAATGAAGGGTTACACTAATACTGCTTATTGCGAGAACAAACATAAAGATTGGAAGGTGGAAAAAGGTTCACTTTTCTGTAATCTTTGCATACATAGGTGCATCTTCATGGACCATGTTCTAGGTAGCATAATGCCTTGAGAAGAAGCTACATGTAGCATTACAAACTACAAacccaatttaatttttagattaaGTTAGCTAATATAAATGATATATCATTTTGATTATTTAATTCAGGTAGAATGTATTAAGCATTGCAcatgcaatttaaaaaaaaaggaaaaagaaagatgccAGATCACCATTGAGAAGCACCTAGGCAGATTAAATGGCTATTTAAGTGTTTGAGCAAAGTTCAACAGCCAACCAAACTAAAAGGACATATGACATTTAGGTAGGAAAGGCTTAAGTGGTTTAGCACCATATAGCCATTTAAGCGGCCAACTAAGCACTTAATGGTTGTTTTTGATAAGCATTTGAATGGCTGTCAATCCTAAAAACATTATTCTCTTTTATCTATTTGTTCGTAAGTGTAACATGTGAATACAAGGGCACAATGTAGTATGGCATCTATTCTTTCTGGCAAGGACAATAAGTGAACTTGATGAAGCTCCAGCTGTCTTCAAGAGtacaaaagagaaaaatcttttcagtctccCAAGTACTCAATTTTGTCAGCTAGCCTTTCCACTATACCTCTTCATGGAATTTAAAGATCAAGGGAACAAGAAACCTTAAAACCCGACTTGCTTGACATAAAAGGAGAAGATATCAAGGTAAATAAATATAGAATACAATGATAGTGTTATGCATCCAATATCAGAACTGATGGATTAGGCCAACCTTACGATCAGCATTCATCAATTTCATTGGTTTACATGCTTGTCCAAAAATGCATTGGCCAGATTGCTGAAAGTCACATTAACACCTTCAGCTGCAGCATATTTTCTTATTACTTCAACAACTTCCGGTTTCAGGATCTCTTTCTTAGTAGAAGGATTGCAGAGATAGTATAGAGCTCCAAGAGCATAACTCACCTGCAATTTACATTTGATATTAAAAGCCAAGAAAAATCTCAAATTGTAcagctgaaataaaattaatttatttgctGGCAATTGAGCCGGTTGCAGTTGCACAAATCCTGAAAGTAAACTGCAAACACCCAAAGAAGCATTTTAGAAGCCTATAATTGCAACTGCAGGCTGCTTTAAACGACAAAAAAAAGTCTAAATATTGTAATTGGAATTGCATGCAAAATCGGCTGCAGATCCAATTACAAGATTTATTTcagttggaagcagtcctcaaAAGAGTCCCCTCACTACCTAcaaaattgaatttaatatataatataatttaaatatactaaatatattagttatatcaatacatatatattataaaatataatttattattataaaatatatatatataactattATAACAGAAAATGATttttataatatcatattactaCGATAATTATTGTTATAATACTAGCAACAAAACAACTATAATGATCATAATATAATTattcaattattatttttgcaccaTAATGATTCTTATTATAATACAGAGAATAATAATATTACAATAACAACAAATacaattatattataatatctatttatataattattagttattataataatatatataataaacatATAATTATGATTGCAGTAATATaatcaaattattttatattgatataaataatctaatattaatttaataatattattttattaaatataaaaataatatgattattattatactataatacaAAAAGTAAGCAATTTACTGTTTTTTGAGGGGGTTTAGTAGGGTTATCTTCCATCATCATACAACCAAACAGATGTAATTGCATTTGCACTTTCTGACTATAGACATGCAGATACAAATAGTTTTTGAGGGGGTTTAGTAGGGTTATCTTCCATCATCATACAACCAAACAGATGTAATTGCATTTGCACTTTCTGACTATAGACATGCAGATACAAATAGTTTTTGCAACTGCAATACTAATTGCAGCATTTCCAATTGCAGTCTGTATCTGAAATACATGCAATTGAGTTGCAGGAAACAGTCCCTTGTTTCAAGAAGATTAGAATTTATTTATCAAAGTGACCTACCATACACAACAAAACCAATTAAACACTTAGCTTCTAAGAAAGCAAGTTGCCATAATGCCATCCTGTGATGGCTACATAGGTTAGCCATCTGGtatctgttttctttttaatattacttcaAGTCTATTCATTTGGAGGACAAAGTGAAATCGAGCCATCTCTAACGTATGTTTCCAAGTAAACATACTTACAGTGTTGATGTTTCCAGGTAAACATACTTAGTGCTTATGTTTCCAGGTAAACATACTTACAGAGTTTATGTTTCCAGGTAAACATACTTACAGTGTTTCTAACGGGGCTAGATAAGCATTGTACGATCAAAGGGATTCCACCCCACTGGATAATAACTGCAGAATTTGCTGGATCTGCAGCACAGCCAGTAATTCAAGTTATTGTGCATGCTTATCTTGACAAATAAAACATGCAAAGTTTATCAATTTTCTATATAAAAATCACAGAACTACACCTAATGTAATAAGCTATTGTATAAAAACATTAAACTATGCCAAAGTGAATGTGGATATACATCTACAATGAACAAAAAGAAACTGCTGGCTGTTTTTTCACATTTCATATTAGAAACAAAAGCTAATTCTCTGCCACAAACTAACTGATTTTTGAGTTCAAATTGCTCACCAACACATGAGTTACAGATACCGCCAACCCCAAATTCAACTAATTTTTCATTTGGCTCCGTTATACAATCGAGGAATAGCTCCAAAACATTAAGCTGTATAAACAACATATTCTCTGAGCATAACAAGAGAGTATCCATATTCAGGTCAATAAATATTCAAGTTCAGTACCTGGCGCAGAAATGTATAATTGTAGGGGTCGTATGCGAAGTTAGCCAAATGGGCAACAATTCTCTCTTTCGATTCTGTCACATGATGAGATGATAGAAAGCCATGAGTCAAAATGGGCCATGGTCCATTATCAAATTCCAGTAAATGTAGAATTCTACAGTACTAAAGAAATGCAGCACTGAGATATTTCAGCAAACAAAAATCTAAACATGGAATACACATGCTATCACAAGTCATGTGTGCATGTGCATGCCCCATGTTTGTCTTATCTCCTGAAGACATGCATTTCTAGAATTTTTTGTACAGTCAATCCAAAATCTA
This window harbors:
- the LOC120106349 gene encoding armadillo repeat-containing protein 7-like; the encoded protein is MFTNDQRQLERTGKYGTPRVQYLQELVTEFQGTSKEESKERIVAHLANFAYDPYNYTFLRQLNVLELFLDCITEPNEKLVEFGVGGICNSCVDPANSAVIIQWGGIPLIVQCLSSPVRNTVSYALGALYYLCNPSTKKEILKPEVVEVIRKYAAAEGVNVTFSNLANAFLDKHVNQ